A stretch of the Pangasianodon hypophthalmus isolate fPanHyp1 chromosome 28, fPanHyp1.pri, whole genome shotgun sequence genome encodes the following:
- the lap3 gene encoding cytosol aminopeptidase — translation MLPNFRKVLVFGIQRHNSRLFSASQTSARKGLVLGVYEKDKDNSNVFLTEAAAAFDRSVSGKLSEILSVSGPPLKKGKSRIFYGLHQDFPSVAVVGLGQKGAGVCGKEHRDNNKENVRAAIAAGCRQLQDLEIAHVEVDPCGDSQSAAEGAVLGLFEYDELKSKKKTQVTPQLYGSGDDKAWEKGVLYGEGQNLARRLMEAPANHVTPTVFADTIEQKLSPFSDKVTVHKRAKSWIESEQMGAFLSVSKGSDEPPVFLELHYTGIPDSKQAPLVLVGKGVTFDSGGISIKPSSGMDAMRADMGGAATVCSAIVTAAALKLPINIVGLTPLCENMPSGKANKPGDVVKAKNGKTIQVDNTDAEGRLILADALCYAHNFNPRAVVNAATLTGAMDVALGSAATGVFTNSDWLWEQLHKASVITGDRVWRMPLFQHYTKQVTESALADLNNIGKYSRSGGACTAAAFLREFVTASHWAHLDIAGVMSNKDEVPYLRKGMSGRPTRTLVEFAAALASES, via the exons ATGCTGCCGAATTTTAGGAAAGTGTTAGTCTTCGGAATACAGAGACATAATTCTCGACTTTTTTCTGCTTCCCAAACGAGTGCCAGAAAA ggtTTAGTTCTTGGTGTGTATGAAAAGGATAAAGACAACAGCAACGTGTTTCTCACTGAGGCAGCTGCTGCGTTTGACAGATCCGTATCAGGGAAACTCAGTGAGATTCTGTCCGT ATCTGGACCTCCCTTAAAGAAGGGAAAGAGCCGGATATTCTACGGATTACACCAG GACTTCCCGAGTGTAGCAGTAGTGGGTCTTGGCCAGAAAGGAGCAGGAGTGTGTGGGAAGGAGCACCGGGATAACAACAAGGAGAACGTCCGAGCAGCCATAGCAG CGGGCTGCAGGCAGCTTCAGGACCTGGAGATTGCGCATGTGGAGGTGGACCCGTGTGGAGACAGCCAGTCAGCAGCAGAGGGCGCCGTGCTCGGTTTGTTCGAGTACGACGAGCTTAAAAGCAAGAAGAAGACCCAGGTGACTCCACAGCTATATGGCAG TGGAGATGATAAAGCGTGGGAGAAGGGCGTTCTGTATGGAGAGGGGCAGAACCTAGCCAGGAGATTGATGGAGGCTCCGGCCAATCACGTTACGCCTACGGTTTTCGCCGACACCATCGAGCAGAAGCTGTCTCCCTTCTCAGACAAAGTGACTGTCCATAAAAG AGCCAAGTCGTGGATCGAGAGCGAGCAGATGGGAGCGTTTCTCAGTGTGTCCAAAGGCTCAGACGAGCCCCCTGTCTTCCTGGAGCTGCATTACACCGGAATCCCAGACTCTAAGCAGGCTCCTTTAGTGCTTGTAGGCAAAGGAGTCACTTTCGACAG TGGTGGAATCTCGATAAAACCCTCCTCTGGTATGGACGCCATGAGGGCGGATATGGGCGGAGCCGCAACGGTGTGTTCAGCCATCGTCACAGCTGCCGCTCTGAAACTGCCAATCAACATCGTAG gtttaacgCCTCTCTGTGAGAACATGCCTAGTGGAAAAGCTAACAAACCAGGAGATGTTGTGAAGGCGAAGAACGGCAAAACCATCCAG GTCGATAATACTGATGCTGAGGGTCGTCTGATTTTGGCTGACGCCCTGTGCTACGCTCACAACTTCAATCCCAGGGCTGTAGTCAACGCTGCTACTCTTACCG GCGCTATGGATGTAGCCTTGGGTTCTGCCGCTACGGGTGTTTTCACTAACTCTGACTGGCTTTGGGAACAGCTGCATAAG GCGAGCGTGATCACGGGCGATCGGGTGTGGAGGATGCCACTGTTTCAGCACTACACCAAACAAGTCACAGAAAGTGCTCTGGCAGACTTGAACAATATTGGGAAATATAGCCG CTCGGGTGGAGCGTGTACAGCCGCTGCGTTCCTGCGGGAGTTTGTAACAGCCAGCCATTGGGCTCATCTGGATATCGCCGGAGTGATGTCCAATAAGGACGAAGTTCCCTACCTGAGGAAGGGAATGTCCGGGAGACCCACGCGGACGCTCGTTGAGTTTGCTGCTGCCTTGGCATCTGAGTCTTAA